DNA from Metabacillus flavus:
CTCATAGATCCGGTTGACCGCTCTTTTGCGGGTTCGGATTTTTTCATACGGCACGATCACTTTATCTACAAAGTGAAGCAGCGGTTTGACTTGCAGAAGACTTCCAATCAATGCCTGGGCGCCATTTAGGCGGCCTCCGCGCTGAAGGTTGGAAAGGTCGTCCACCATGAAATAGGCGCGGACGCTTTTTTTCATTTCTTCAAGCCGCTTCATGATTTCTTCCGGATCTTTGCCATCCCGAGCCATTTCTGCTGCTTCAATGACGTAGAATCCTTGCACCATGCAGCTGATTTCGGAATCGAACGAAAAGACTTTGATGCTATCGGTCATATTTCCTGCAGTAATCGAACCATTGTAGGTTCCGCTAATCCCGGAGGATAAGTGAATACAGATGACCGCATCGTACTGTTTGGAAAACTCTTCGAAAAGATCGAGGAATTTCCCAACTGGAGGCTGAGAAGTTGTCGGAAGCTGATTGCGGGATTTTACCTCTGCGTAAAAAGCCTCTGCACTCAGTTCCAGCTCTTCCTGGTATGTCTCGCTGCCAAAAATAACGCTGAGCGGAATAAGGTGAATATCCAGCTCGTTTAGCAGCTCTTTAGGTATGTAAGCTGTACTATCGGTTAAAATTGCCGTTTTCATCGTCAAAAGAAACCTTCCTTATAACGTATTTAAATAATGAGTTCAAATGGATTACTCTCTATTCTATAGAACTTTACGTAAAAATTCATTAAATGTTTCATTTAATTTTGAAAGGGAACTGAAGATTATAAAAAACCGGCTTTGAAATTTTTTATTTCAAAGCCGGCTTCCCTTTATTCTTCTTTCACTGCCTTGGAGCTGATCCACAATTTTTCGTCTGAATCTGAAAGAAGGACCTCATACCAAACTGTTTCGCCAACCATTTGCTCTCCTGTCACTTCAAGTTGATCGCCTTTTTTCAACTGAGCCGAGATCGTCCCATCTTTTACCCCGGGAGAATTGCGGACATTCGCTCCTTCTGTCACAATCGTAACGAAATCAGGAAGAATTTCCTCCACTTCTTCTTCTATTTCTTCTTCCGGTTCTTCAAACGCACCGACATTAATAGGTGTGCTGTACCAAGCAGCCATATCGCTAACACTCTTCAAAACTGAACCGCTGAAAAAGGCAGCTAGAACACTGAATACGAGGAGCGTCAAAACCGCTGCTAAAATACGTGAACCGTGTGTCTTTATAAAATTCATCACGATGCTTCCTCCTTTTGTCCTTCAGGAGGAGATTCTTTTAGATTCTTATCTGCTTCACTCAGCAGCCATAAAAAGGGAGCAGCCGGATTTCCCGCTGTTTTAGGCTGAAGCGAGCTCACCGGGAAGAAACGGGCATTTGGAAATTTATTTTCAAGCTTCCTCAAGAAGTTACTTTGTCCCATTTCACTTAAAAATTGCTTAATGGCCTGATGACTGTTTTCCGGTGTCCCAGCAGCCCCGGCAGCAAGCTCCTTAGCCGCAGCCGATGACGTATGAATCTTTGAGAAAATATCGAATTTATTTAGTACAATGGCAATCGGTTTTGACACTTTTTCATGAGCTTTCATTCCATACGTTTCTTGAAGCTCAATTAACAGCCGGTCAAAAACGTCCTCAAAGGGATCATTCTGCTGCGAACTGAATGACTGCTTAGCTTCTTCATAGAAGGCAGGGATTGTAGAGGGATCCATGACAAACACAAGTCCTTCAAAGGATTTGAAATAGGCATGGGTCCGAAGTTGGTACCCCCCTGTAAATACTTGCCCGCTCGGATCATACAAGCTGATCAGCCTGTCTGCATTCCACTGCTTCTGATGGAGCTTTAACTGATGGGCTACAGGTATTTCCAGCCCGGTTTTTGGATAATTTCCGGCTGACGAACGATAATGAACCAGGCTCTGAAAATGCTCCTGATCTTTTTGCTGGGCAAATTGAACGTTCCAGCTTTCTTTTTTATCCTTCATGAAGGCTTCCAGTGCAGTCATGATAAACGTCGTTTTCCCTGCTGAAGCGGGTCCGATTACAGGAATTCGAATCGGCTTCGTTTCGCCGCTGCTTAAAGACTTTGTGCAGGACGAACAAACACTATATAAATCTGTTCTTCCAAGGAATTTCACAGAAGGGATCTTCGCTCCGCAGCGGCATTTCCGCTTTAGGATCCCATATTTTCCCGGAAGCAAATCATTGTGTTCGGATGAGCAGGACGGACATAAATAAGACGGCAGCTTGCTTGTATGGTGACATTCCCTGCATACAGCCTCAATTTTATTTTGCTTCCTGAATAATCGATCCGCACTGCCCACAGCGAGTAAAAACCCATACACTGGAGCAGCCCATAGGACAAGGACAGCATAGTGGGCAGCAAGCAGGATGCCCGCCAAGAGCCAGCCCAAGGTAAGGACAGTGACAATGGCAGCCGCCAAAACAATGCATTCATAGAGATGATACATTTTATTATAAAAAGAATGTGAAGGACGAAATTTTCGTTTCATAGATCGTAAATAATCATTTATTTCCGCGCCCAGATCCACTGACAGCTTTTTAAAATCCTTAAATGCCTTTCCAAAAATATAATGCTCCATTGCAGGCTGGTCTGCATTATTCGGAATATGGCGCTGCCTGTAAACGTTTTTCTTAAAAGCATTGATATAGCGGAAAAACGTACCGTAAACACCCATGATCATTCCTGATAGCAATACTGGTAAAAACAGCAGTGGCAATGCGTATAACCCTGCGATTAAATGAAACATTCTGCCTTTCTCATAGAATTTATTCGTAATGCCGTGAAAAAGCGTAAAAGCAAATCCGCAAGCAATAATAACGTGCCAATTTGCGGCTAGGGAAAAGCCGTATAGCGCAGCAAATTCCTTTAATCCATACAGAGAACTGAGCTCAGGCTGAAAGAGAAAAAAATTCCAGCCAAAGATAATCCAGTAGGATGCGAGGCAGCCGCATAAAAACACGAGTCCCGGCTGAAGGAACAGACATCCCAGGAAGAGAATACCTGCTCCAAGTATCCGCTCCCCTATAAAGTCCACACTAAAAGGAATCATCATTTGTGACAAAATCATCAGGAACAAAGAGAACCATACAATAAAACCATCTTTCAGCTTAAAGCTTGCATAGGACGCTGCAGCTGAGGGAATGACGAGGCCCCATAGCAGGTTCAGTCCCGTACCTTCTAAATTACCCTGCCAGAAAACTAGACTGAGCAATAGAGAAACAATCGATATTACTCGTAATGTATAT
Protein-coding regions in this window:
- a CDS encoding DegV family protein codes for the protein MKTAILTDSTAYIPKELLNELDIHLIPLSVIFGSETYQEELELSAEAFYAEVKSRNQLPTTSQPPVGKFLDLFEEFSKQYDAVICIHLSSGISGTYNGSITAGNMTDSIKVFSFDSEISCMVQGFYVIEAAEMARDGKDPEEIMKRLEEMKKSVRAYFMVDDLSNLQRGGRLNGAQALIGSLLQVKPLLHFVDKVIVPYEKIRTRKRAVNRIYELFEEDAKLGLPMRAAVIHANRLDEAQAMKAELEEKYPHVTFYLSYFGAVIGTHLGEGALGLGWYME
- a CDS encoding SH3 domain-containing protein produces the protein MNFIKTHGSRILAAVLTLLVFSVLAAFFSGSVLKSVSDMAAWYSTPINVGAFEEPEEEIEEEVEEILPDFVTIVTEGANVRNSPGVKDGTISAQLKKGDQLEVTGEQMVGETVWYEVLLSDSDEKLWISSKAVKEE
- a CDS encoding TRAFAC clade GTPase domain-containing protein, whose protein sequence is MRTFNEYTLRVISIVSLLLSLVFWQGNLEGTGLNLLWGLVIPSAAASYASFKLKDGFIVWFSLFLMILSQMMIPFSVDFIGERILGAGILFLGCLFLQPGLVFLCGCLASYWIIFGWNFFLFQPELSSLYGLKEFAALYGFSLAANWHVIIACGFAFTLFHGITNKFYEKGRMFHLIAGLYALPLLFLPVLLSGMIMGVYGTFFRYINAFKKNVYRQRHIPNNADQPAMEHYIFGKAFKDFKKLSVDLGAEINDYLRSMKRKFRPSHSFYNKMYHLYECIVLAAAIVTVLTLGWLLAGILLAAHYAVLVLWAAPVYGFLLAVGSADRLFRKQNKIEAVCRECHHTSKLPSYLCPSCSSEHNDLLPGKYGILKRKCRCGAKIPSVKFLGRTDLYSVCSSCTKSLSSGETKPIRIPVIGPASAGKTTFIMTALEAFMKDKKESWNVQFAQQKDQEHFQSLVHYRSSAGNYPKTGLEIPVAHQLKLHQKQWNADRLISLYDPSGQVFTGGYQLRTHAYFKSFEGLVFVMDPSTIPAFYEEAKQSFSSQQNDPFEDVFDRLLIELQETYGMKAHEKVSKPIAIVLNKFDIFSKIHTSSAAAKELAAGAAGTPENSHQAIKQFLSEMGQSNFLRKLENKFPNARFFPVSSLQPKTAGNPAAPFLWLLSEADKNLKESPPEGQKEEAS